The genomic region GTAAAGGGTGCGCCGGTGGTCCTGAGCCAGGAGCGCATTTCCGGCGGGTGCGTGCGCGCAGTAGTCGCGAACTCCGGCTGCTCGAACTCGCTGAACGGGCCGGGCGGCTATGACGACGCCAGGCTCATGACCGAGCTCGCGGCGGCGCACTGCGGCCTGAAGGCCGAGGAATTTGCGGTCGCCTCCACGGGTGTCACCGGCACGCGCATGCCTATGGACAAGGTCACGGCCGGCATTTCGCGCATCGTCCTGAAGCCAGACGGAGGTCACGAGTTTGCCCTGGCGATCATGACCACGGACACGAGGCCGAAGGAGGTCGCTGTACGGGTCGAGACGCCGTCCGGCCACTATCACATCGGTGGATGCGCCAAGGGGAGCGGCATGATCCATCCGGACATGGCGACGATGCTGGCTTACGTGACGACTGACGCCGACGTCGAGCCGGGTTTCCTCGCGGCCGCTCACCGGCGCGTCGCCGACGCTACGTTGAACATGGTCAGCGTGGACGGCGACACCAGTTGCTCAGACACGTTCATCATCCTGGCGAATGGCGCCGCCAGCCTGCCCCGGATCGAGGCCGGCACGCCGGAAGCCGAGGCGTTCGAGGGGGCCCTGCTGCGGGTCGCGACCCATCTTGCCCGCGAGATTGCCCGTGACGGCGAGGGCGCCGGGCGCTTGATGGAAGTGGCCGTGACAGGCGCGGCCTCCCTGGAGGACGCCCGGCGGGTCGCGCGCACGATCACCACGTCGCCCCTAGTGAAGACGGCAATCGCCGGCTGTGACCCCAACTGGGGCCGCATCCTGGTGGCGGCGGGGCGTGCGGGGGCCCGGCTAGAGGAAGCGAAGTGCACGCTAATGCTGCAGGGGCGGCTGCTCTTCGAGCGCGGCGCCGCCGTCCCCTTCCAGGAAGCGGAAATGCGAAAGTATCTCGACGCGCCGGAGGTGCGCATCGAGCTCGACCTCGGGCTGGGTGAGTCATCGGCGACAGCCTGGGGCTGCGACCTTACGACCGAGTACGTCCACATCAACGCCGACTACACGACTTAAGGGCTGGCCGGCGCCCGCCTGGCTCGGCGCCTCGCCAGGGCTGCGGACGAGGCGCTTCGTTAGACGTCAGGCAGACGCGCGGCAGGCATGCCCTCGGAGGCGAGCGCTAACATAAGGGCGATCGCCGTGATAGAGCCGGAAGAGCAGGAGCGGATGGAGGGGCAGGCGCCAAACGTCGCTACGGTGGCCGTGCTCGGGTTCATGGCCGGCCTGGTGCTGTGGGTGGGCGGCGCCTGCCTGGTGCTCGGCTCCGGCGGCGACGACACCGGGCGCCCCCTGACCCCCCGTAACATCTCCACGGCGCCCGCTGCCAGACCGACGGCCACGACCCTGCCTAACCGGACCAACTGCGCCGAGATCCGCGGCACGGAGTACCGCTCGGAAGCCGAGAGGCAGTGGTTCATCCAGAACTGTACCTGAGTCGGAGCAGCCTGGCCGCAGCGTCAGCCGGGGTTTCGAAGGCCGGGGGGCGGGTGCAACAATGCGCCAACTGCGGTAGACTCTGGCCTACCCTGACGTTTACGTGACCGTTTGGGAGGCTCCATGGGCGCGCTTTCCGGCCTTCGTATAGTCGACCTTGGCTGGGCGATGGCCGGCCCCCAGGCCACGCGCATCCTTGCGGACCTCGGCGCCGAGGTGATCAAGGTCGAGAGCAACGCGCGGCCGGACCAGGCGCGGACAACGTTCGGCCCGCATGTCGGCGAGCGGGGCATCAACAACAGCGGCTACTTCAACAACTTCAACCGCAACAAGCTGAGCGCCACCATCAACCTGTCGCTCCCGGAGGGCCGCGAGGTCTTCAAGAAGCTTGTCGCCATCTCCGACGGCGTGCTCGAAAACTTCAGCGCCGGCGTGATGAAGAAGTGGGGCCTGCACTATGAAGGCCTGCGAGCCGTGAAACCGGACATCGTCTACGTCAGCATGGCCGGCTTCGGCCACAGCGGACCATACGCTGACTACCAGACTTACGGCCCGACGGTACAGGCCGTGTCCGGACTGACCTTCCAGTCGGGCTTTCCGGACATGGCGCCCGCGGGCTGGGGCTTTTCCTACATGGACCACACGGGTGGCTACTTCGGCTGCATGGCAATGCTGCAGGCGCTGTTGTACCGCCGGCGCACCGGCAAGG from Dehalococcoidia bacterium harbors:
- the argJ gene encoding bifunctional glutamate N-acetyltransferase/amino-acid acetyltransferase ArgJ, which produces MATVSIVEGGGVTAPAGFRAGAVCAGMYAAGPKAGALDLAILVSDRPCHAAAVFTRNLVKGAPVVLSQERISGGCVRAVVANSGCSNSLNGPGGYDDARLMTELAAAHCGLKAEEFAVASTGVTGTRMPMDKVTAGISRIVLKPDGGHEFALAIMTTDTRPKEVAVRVETPSGHYHIGGCAKGSGMIHPDMATMLAYVTTDADVEPGFLAAAHRRVADATLNMVSVDGDTSCSDTFIILANGAASLPRIEAGTPEAEAFEGALLRVATHLAREIARDGEGAGRLMEVAVTGAASLEDARRVARTITTSPLVKTAIAGCDPNWGRILVAAGRAGARLEEAKCTLMLQGRLLFERGAAVPFQEAEMRKYLDAPEVRIELDLGLGESSATAWGCDLTTEYVHINADYTT